A genomic stretch from Chitinophaga lutea includes:
- a CDS encoding RNA polymerase sigma-70 factor yields MGNREQQKFEQAFRELFVQHYERLHRYAHTLLRDEDVANDMVQAVFTRLWEKKDPVVHDSGIKSYLYRSIHNLSLNELRREKSKSRYALYRAGNADNRHLPADALQERELGARIEAAIAGLPEQCRAVFLKSRREGKKYAEIAEEMNISVKTVEAQMSKALRVLREKLQDYLVFLVITWLI; encoded by the coding sequence TTGGGTAACAGGGAACAGCAGAAGTTTGAACAGGCCTTCAGGGAACTTTTCGTGCAGCATTACGAAAGGCTGCATCGTTATGCCCATACCCTGCTGCGGGATGAAGACGTTGCGAACGACATGGTGCAGGCCGTGTTTACCCGCCTCTGGGAGAAAAAAGACCCGGTTGTGCACGACAGCGGTATCAAAAGCTATCTTTACAGGAGCATCCACAATCTCAGCCTGAACGAACTGCGCCGGGAAAAGAGCAAAAGCAGGTATGCGCTGTACCGCGCCGGCAACGCGGACAACCGGCACCTGCCGGCCGATGCGCTGCAGGAACGGGAACTGGGCGCGCGGATAGAAGCGGCCATCGCAGGGCTGCCGGAACAATGCCGGGCGGTGTTCCTGAAGAGCCGGCGGGAAGGGAAAAAATACGCGGAGATAGCGGAGGAGATGAATATTTCGGTGAAAACGGTGGAAGCCCAGATGAGCAAAGCGCTGCGGGTGCTGCGGGAGAAACTGCAGGACTACCTTGTTTTCCTGGTGATCACCTGGCTGATTTGA
- the odhB gene encoding 2-oxoglutarate dehydrogenase complex dihydrolipoyllysine-residue succinyltransferase produces the protein MIIEIKVPTVGESISEVTIAKWLKKDGDFVQQDEVLCEMESEKATFELNAEKPGVLKIMAEEGATLKIGDVACTIDTDAQGAAPASAAAPASAPEAKAEAAPAAAPAAAPAAPAVNKGTIDIKVPTIGESISEVTLVKWLKQTGEYVERDEILCEMESEKATFELNAEEAGVLKTIAKEGDTLHIGDVACQIDTAAARPAGKAQPAPQQPQAAPQPQQQAQQAPVTSIPNDIKATPVAAAVIADKKVDPASIKGTGAQGKIMKDDVFAALQNPGVAIGHELFSRVDRREKMSNLRKVVSRRLVEAKNTTAMLTTFNEVDMTNIMAIRSKYKETFKTAHGVNLGFMSFFAKACCFALQEFPAVNAYIDGEELVYHDYCDISIAVSAPKGLVVPVIRNAESLGMADIEKKVVELATKARDNKLSMEEMTGGTFTITNGGVFGSLMSTPIINIPQSAILGMHKIQERPMAVNGQVVIRPMMYVALSYDHRIIDGRESVSFLVRVKDMLENPEQLLFGKDPVKALLKV, from the coding sequence TGTGCAGCAGGATGAAGTATTGTGCGAAATGGAATCAGAGAAAGCCACTTTTGAGCTGAATGCTGAAAAGCCCGGCGTATTAAAAATAATGGCGGAAGAAGGCGCCACCCTGAAAATCGGGGATGTGGCCTGCACCATCGATACAGACGCGCAGGGCGCAGCCCCGGCATCCGCAGCGGCTCCGGCCAGCGCGCCCGAAGCAAAAGCGGAAGCGGCGCCCGCAGCAGCCCCGGCCGCAGCACCCGCCGCTCCTGCCGTGAACAAAGGCACGATAGATATCAAGGTACCCACCATCGGAGAATCCATCAGCGAGGTTACCCTCGTGAAATGGCTTAAACAGACCGGCGAATACGTAGAGCGCGATGAGATCCTCTGCGAAATGGAATCGGAAAAAGCCACTTTCGAACTGAACGCGGAAGAAGCCGGCGTGCTCAAAACCATCGCCAAAGAAGGGGATACCCTCCACATCGGCGACGTAGCCTGCCAGATCGATACCGCCGCCGCACGCCCCGCCGGGAAAGCGCAACCCGCTCCCCAGCAGCCGCAGGCCGCCCCGCAGCCGCAACAGCAGGCGCAGCAGGCCCCGGTTACATCCATCCCGAACGACATCAAGGCAACGCCGGTAGCGGCCGCCGTGATCGCCGATAAAAAAGTAGACCCGGCCTCCATCAAAGGTACCGGCGCACAGGGCAAAATCATGAAAGACGATGTGTTCGCCGCCCTGCAGAACCCGGGCGTGGCCATCGGTCATGAACTGTTCTCCCGCGTAGACCGCCGCGAGAAAATGAGCAACCTCCGCAAAGTGGTATCCCGCAGGCTCGTGGAAGCGAAAAACACCACGGCCATGCTCACCACCTTCAACGAGGTAGACATGACCAACATCATGGCCATCCGCAGCAAATACAAAGAAACCTTCAAAACAGCGCACGGCGTGAACCTCGGTTTCATGAGCTTCTTCGCCAAAGCCTGCTGCTTCGCCCTGCAGGAATTCCCGGCCGTGAACGCCTACATCGACGGGGAAGAACTGGTGTACCACGACTATTGCGACATCTCCATCGCCGTATCGGCCCCCAAAGGCCTCGTAGTGCCGGTTATCCGCAACGCGGAAAGCCTCGGCATGGCGGACATCGAGAAAAAAGTAGTGGAACTGGCCACCAAAGCAAGGGACAATAAACTGTCGATGGAGGAAATGACCGGCGGTACCTTCACCATCACCAACGGTGGCGTGTTCGGCTCGCTCATGAGCACCCCGATCATCAACATCCCGCAGTCCGCCATCCTCGGCATGCACAAAATCCAGGAGCGCCCCATGGCCGTGAACGGCCAGGTGGTGATACGCCCCATGATGTACGTGGCCCTCAGCTACGACCACCGCATCATCGACGGCCGCGAATCCGTGAGCTTCCTGGTGCGTGTGAAAGACATGCTGGAAAACCCCGAACAGCTGCTGTTCGGTAAAGATCCCGTGAAGGCGCTGCTGAAAGTTTAA